One Balaenoptera musculus isolate JJ_BM4_2016_0621 chromosome 13, mBalMus1.pri.v3, whole genome shotgun sequence genomic region harbors:
- the FBXO48 gene encoding F-box only protein 48 produces MKKNSKRSHSSRVSDLELNSEDAEKEKKERQNNFVELLPPEVTFKIFSQLDIWSLCRASVTCRSWNHTIRHSDALWKPHCLTVRAVCQREIDDDLESGYPWRVILLRNYQKSKVKHEWLSGRYSNICSPISLPEKIMYPMDADTWGEILEAELER; encoded by the exons ATGAAGAAAAACTCCAAGAGGAGCCACAGTTCAAGGGTTTCTGACCTAGAATTGAACTCTGAGGatgctgagaaggaaaaaaaagagcgtCAAAATAACTTTGTTGAACTGCTGCCTCCagaagttacttttaaaattttcagtcagCTGGACATCTGGAGTTTGTGTAGGGCTTCGGTGACGTGCAGGAGCTGGAATCACACAATAAGACACAGCGATGCCTTGTGGAAACCTCATTGCCTGACTGTGAGAGCTGTATGCCAAAGAGAGATAGATGATGATCTAGAGAGTGGTTATCCCTGGAGG GTAATACTACTGAGGAATTACCAGAAGAGTAAAGTGAAACATGAATGGCTAAGTGGCAGATATAGCAACATATGTTCTCCTATCAGCCTACCAGAAAAAATCATGTACCCAATGGATGCAGACACATGGGGGGAAATTCTAGAAGCAGAACTGGAAAGATAA